One window from the genome of Babylonia areolata isolate BAREFJ2019XMU chromosome 13, ASM4173473v1, whole genome shotgun sequence encodes:
- the LOC143288707 gene encoding ras-related protein Rap1-like, whose amino-acid sequence MMPNKKKQQVSKQPSVMAKDIGAKMVSLLRRTDSKKEKDAKRYAHKVQLVVLGARNVGKSSILSQYLFHRFDTQYRPTVDDYYVQMVQMEDGTYRNLHLIDTAGPHDFPAMQRLWIQQSSSFVVVYSVCEPLSFSMAASILQQIHQEKEHEKKKPGKEFHIVLVGNKADLIPQDKDRRVPRQAVRDLSARYSCLYIETSAKHGLNVDSLFRCLLMKEVPPQLSQFFPRRQDREGRPGGAVEAEGGRGGGAGGGGGGRDVVKPSLFCARQK is encoded by the exons ATGATgcccaacaaaaagaaacagcaagTGTCCAAGCAGCCGAGTGTGATGGCCAAAGACATCGGAGCCAAGATGGTGTCCCTGCTCCGACGCACGGACtccaagaaggagaaggatgccAAGAGGTACGCGCACAAGGTGCAGCTGGTGGTGCTGGGAGCGAGGAACGTGGGCAAGAGCTCCATCCTGTCCCAGTACCTCTTCCACAGGTTCGACACCCAGTACAGGCCCACCGTGGACGATTATTACGTGCAAATGGTTCAGATGGAGG acgGAACGTATCGTAACTTGCACCTGATCGACACGGCAGGCCCCCACGACTTCCCTGCCATGCAGCGCCTGTGGATCCAGCAGTCCTCATCTTTCGTGGTAGTCTACAGTGTATGCgagcctctctccttctccatggCAGCCTCCATCCTTCAGCAGATCCATCAGGAAAAGGAGCACGAGAAGAAAA aacctggCAAGGAGTTCCACATCGTGCTGGTGGGCAACAAGGCGGACCTCATCCCGCAGGACAAGGACCGACGCGTGCCCAGGCAGGCCGTGCGAGACCTGAGCGCCCGCTACAGCTGCCTCTACATCGAGACGAGCGCTAAGCACGGGCTGAACGTCGACTCCCTCTTCCGGTGCCTGCTGATGAAGGAGGTGCCTCCGCAGCTGTCTCAGTTCTTCCCGCGGCGCCAGGACCGTGAGGGCAGGCCCGGAGGGGCCGTGGAAGCGGAAGGAGGCcgcggtggtggtgctggtggtggtggtggtggaagggacgTGGTGAAACCTTCTTTGTTCTGCGCCAGGCAGAAATGA
- the LOC143288861 gene encoding uncharacterized protein LOC143288861, producing the protein MRNSSPQSPAGSVSSCSTSPIPLITIWSPQSSSTSRHHLHHDDSSNNNNNNNNDTELVDDDIFGSAAWRKKRGSKTRSAKLTQENGDYDRKQAEGSVRRRQRWAVARFLEERVQEVRTRVGVVRVWVEAAWGNVAPPSSSFSSSSSSSSSSSSSSNTLAAAAGAVPSAADRCGLKAVPEPGSYELTSEVLVQQARLLCGNYIYHRLSSKGLMSKRVHVAPYHSLLSEELCSAGQELERLYPRVYSDVSRRIAMTMSSAQLVRRMMTSVLEGTFTGGVTWAKVVSMVVISAAFAEECVVQGHPNFVEDVVMCLGHFVALHLTSWLAKQGGWAAFPTSRPPLLIPSSQRSTAALYRVLMLVVAAAIFVLIMFKLFWGTT; encoded by the exons atGAGGAACTCCTCCCCACAATCCCCTGCCGGAAGCGTGTCCTCTTGCagtacctcccccatccccctcatcacCATCTGGAGCCCCCAGAGTTCCAGCACCAGCAGACACCACCTTCACCACGACGAcagctccaacaacaacaacaacaacaacaacgacactgaACTCGTGGACGATGACATCTTCGGATCGGCTGCCTGGAGAAAGAAGCGTGGTTCTAAAACACGAAGTGCGAAACTAACGCAAGAAAATGGCGACTACGACAGAAAACAAGCGGAGGGTAGTGTCCGCCGGCGGCAGCGGTGGGCGGTGGCTCGCTTCTTGGAAGAGCGGGTTCAGGAAGTAAGGACACGGGTTGGGGTGGTCAGAGTCTGGGTGGAGGCAGCTTGGGGGAACGTGGCACCtccttcatcatctttttcttcttcttcttcgtcgtcgtcgtcgtcgtcgtcgtcttctaaTACCCTGGCTGCTGCAGCTGGTGCAGTGCCATCGGCGGCAGACCGATGTGGTCTGAAGGCAGTGCCAGAGCCCGGGAGTTACGAGCTGACCAGTGAGGTTCTTGTTCAACAG GCACGTCTGCTGTGCGGTAACTACATCTACCACCGCCTCTCCTCCAAAGGGCTGATGAGCAAGCGGGTGCACGTGGCGCCCTACCACAGCCTGCTCTCCGAAGAGCTCTGCTCCGCCGGACAGGAGCTGGAGCGCCTCTACCCACGGGTCTACTCCGACGTCTCGCGGAGGATCGCCATGACGATGAGCTCCGCGCAGCTCGTGCGCCGCATGATGACCTCCGTCCTGGAGGGCACCTTCACGGGCGGGGTCACGTGGGCCAAGGTCGTTTCCATGGTGGTGATCTCGGCGGCCTTCGCGGAGGAGTGCGTGGTTCaag GTCACCCCAATTTCGTGGAGGACGTGGTGATGTGTTTGGGTCACTTCGTCGCGCTGCACCTGACCAGTTGGCTGGCCAAGCAAGGAGGAtgg GCTGCGTTTCcaacctccagaccaccactgttgATACCATCGTCGCAGCGATCAACAGCGGCTCTCTACAGAGTGCTGATGCTCGTCGTGGCTGCAGCCATTTTCGTTTTGATCATGTTCAAACTCTTTTGGGGCACCACGTGA